A single region of the Mannheimia bovis genome encodes:
- the ugpA gene encoding sn-glycerol-3-phosphate ABC transporter permease UgpA yields the protein MTRYTGYRFLPWLLLLPQLLIIGIFFYWPTIQALYQSFQMQDMFGTTTYWVGFDNFKRLWNDPTYWESVYTTVYFSFWVTLLALLLSLLIAFFMYRITTGVVYYRTFLILPYAVSPIVVGVLWAFMFSPSFGVIAYGLKQIGIEWNHQMNDSQAMWLVILASVWKQISYNFLFFYTGLQAIPKSLIEAAAIDGAGPWRRFFTIQFPLLWPTTFFLCVINIVYVFFDTFAIIDSLTEGGPGKSTSTLVYRIYVEGFKSMDYGSSAAQSVILMVAVLLLTLVQFKYMDKKGGH from the coding sequence ATGACAAGATATACAGGATATCGTTTTTTACCGTGGTTACTGTTATTGCCCCAATTATTGATTATCGGTATTTTTTTCTACTGGCCGACAATACAGGCGTTATACCAATCATTTCAAATGCAAGATATGTTTGGTACCACAACGTATTGGGTAGGGTTCGATAATTTCAAGCGTTTATGGAATGATCCAACTTATTGGGAATCGGTCTACACCACAGTTTACTTTTCCTTTTGGGTAACCTTACTTGCGTTACTACTTTCTTTGCTGATTGCCTTTTTTATGTATCGCATTACAACGGGTGTTGTCTATTACCGCACTTTTTTAATTTTACCTTATGCGGTTTCACCTATTGTTGTCGGTGTTTTATGGGCATTTATGTTTTCTCCCTCTTTTGGGGTGATTGCTTATGGATTAAAGCAAATCGGCATTGAGTGGAATCACCAAATGAATGATTCGCAGGCGATGTGGCTGGTGATTTTAGCCTCAGTATGGAAACAAATTTCTTATAATTTCCTATTTTTCTATACAGGCTTGCAAGCGATTCCTAAATCACTGATTGAGGCAGCTGCGATAGACGGTGCAGGTCCTTGGAGACGTTTTTTTACCATTCAATTCCCGCTACTTTGGCCAACAACCTTCTTCCTTTGCGTGATTAACATTGTTTATGTGTTCTTTGATACTTTCGCCATTATTGATTCTTTAACAGAAGGTGGTCCGGGTAAATCCACATCGACACTTGTTTATCGTATTTATGTGGAAGGTTTTAAATCAATGGATTACGGCAGTTCTGCAGCACAATCGGTGATTCTAATGGTAGCAGTATTATTGCTGACCTTGGTGCAATTTAAGTATATGGATAAAAAGGGAGGACATTAA
- a CDS encoding ABC transporter ATP-binding protein: MAKLEIKNITKKFGDFYAANNISFTAEEGEFVTLLGPSGCGKTSLLKLIAGFHIADEGEILIGGKNVNPIPPEKRNTAMCFQSYALFPHLNVSHNICYGLQQRKIAIDEQKARLDVAIRQMDLEIHRLKLPNQLSGGQQQRVALARAMVTRPDVILFDEPLSNLDAKLRESVRFEIKQLSKQHNLTSIYVTHDQAEALAMSDKIIVLNKGRIEQIGSPQEIYHRPINRFVADFIGIANIAEASVQAVGNGKYLAKSVFGEFEIQSEIAPRAERVYLCFRPENAELVSSDSDKPNKITVKVAHTAFMGNLTEVQGVVSNGEQQQMVRLQLTKFPQLNADGTLTFSIDPQAICFLEAVQ; this comes from the coding sequence ATGGCAAAACTTGAAATCAAAAATATTACCAAGAAATTCGGTGACTTTTACGCTGCAAACAATATCTCGTTTACTGCCGAAGAGGGCGAGTTTGTAACCCTGCTCGGGCCGTCAGGTTGTGGGAAGACATCATTGCTTAAACTGATAGCCGGTTTCCATATTGCTGATGAGGGTGAAATTCTGATTGGCGGTAAGAATGTGAACCCGATTCCACCGGAAAAACGCAACACGGCGATGTGTTTTCAGTCCTACGCACTCTTTCCACACCTGAATGTGTCGCACAATATCTGTTACGGCTTGCAACAGCGCAAAATTGCGATTGACGAGCAGAAAGCCCGCCTTGATGTGGCTATTCGTCAAATGGATTTGGAAATCCATCGCTTAAAACTGCCGAACCAGCTTTCGGGCGGACAGCAGCAACGTGTTGCGTTGGCACGGGCAATGGTGACCCGTCCTGATGTGATTTTGTTTGATGAGCCGCTCTCCAATCTTGATGCGAAATTACGCGAAAGTGTGCGATTTGAGATCAAACAGCTCTCCAAACAGCACAATCTTACCAGTATTTATGTGACCCACGACCAAGCCGAAGCCTTGGCGATGTCCGACAAAATTATTGTGCTGAATAAAGGTCGGATTGAGCAAATCGGCTCACCGCAGGAAATTTATCACCGCCCGATTAACCGCTTTGTGGCTGACTTTATCGGCATTGCCAACATTGCCGAAGCCAGCGTACAAGCGGTCGGAAACGGAAAATATCTTGCAAAATCAGTGTTTGGCGAGTTTGAAATTCAATCCGAGATTGCACCGCGCGCAGAGCGAGTCTATCTCTGCTTCCGCCCTGAAAATGCCGAGTTGGTTAGTAGCGATAGTGACAAACCGAACAAAATCACGGTGAAAGTTGCCCACACCGCGTTTATGGGCAATTTGACCGAAGTTCAGGGCGTAGTGAGCAATGGCGAGCAGCAACAGATGGTGCGGCTGCAATTGACCAAATTCCCACAACTCAATGCGGATGGCACACTGACGTTCAGTATTGACCCGCAGGCGATCTGCTTCTTGGAGGCGGTGCAATGA
- a CDS encoding glycerophosphodiester phosphodiesterase family protein produces the protein MSYPYPKLIAHRGGGNQAPENTLAAFQLGLQKGYKMFECDAKLSADEQLFLLHDDTLDRTTSGQGSAKIEWQTLNQLDAGSWFSNEFQQEPIPLLEKIVPFILENNAFLNVEIKPNPNQDYKTGMQCAKFLQQFVDPNSEHCPFLLSSFSEDALKGAYDADTTIPRALLLEEWRESAWETVSALECSGFVLNYKIASKELVEKCHRIQRFVMVYTANDEQDVAALFENGVDSVITDNMKLASLYSAKE, from the coding sequence ATGTCATACCCATATCCAAAACTGATCGCCCATCGTGGCGGTGGCAACCAAGCGCCCGAAAATACCTTAGCCGCTTTTCAACTTGGCTTACAAAAAGGTTATAAAATGTTTGAATGCGATGCCAAATTATCTGCGGACGAACAGTTATTTTTATTACACGATGATACTTTAGATCGAACAACTTCAGGTCAGGGCAGTGCAAAAATTGAGTGGCAAACATTAAATCAGCTTGATGCCGGTAGTTGGTTCAGTAATGAATTTCAGCAAGAGCCAATACCCTTATTAGAGAAAATCGTGCCCTTTATTTTGGAGAATAATGCTTTTCTGAATGTGGAGATTAAGCCCAACCCGAATCAGGACTATAAAACGGGAATGCAATGTGCCAAGTTTCTACAACAATTTGTGGATCCAAATAGCGAACATTGCCCGTTTTTACTCTCATCGTTTAGTGAAGATGCCCTCAAAGGTGCTTACGATGCAGATACCACAATCCCAAGGGCTTTGTTATTAGAAGAATGGCGAGAATCTGCTTGGGAAACCGTCAGTGCATTAGAGTGTAGCGGCTTTGTACTTAATTATAAAATTGCCAGTAAAGAATTGGTTGAAAAATGTCATAGAATTCAACGATTTGTGATGGTTTATACCGCAAATGATGAACAAGACGTGGCAGCATTATTTGAAAATGGCGTAGATAGTGTGATTACGGATAATATGAAGTTGGCGAGTTTATATTCTGCTAAAGAGTAG
- a CDS encoding ABC transporter permease — MSVQTKNGKLIGRIALGLFIFGNAIWLFIPFLMAGLWSFVDPDHPWAYPDMFPQSLSFERWISVWQNTSLPEAMLNSYTIAPTVAAIAILLAIPTAYAFGRMEFRGKRIAELLTLIPLVIPGMIIALFFSRMLLDLNIGSPFIGIVIGHTVMTLPYAIRILSAGFASVPQDLIDASRDLGASKLTTFKDVYMPMLKPSFLAAIIFCLVKSIEEFSISFVIGSPDFITVPTILYSFLGYSFIRPNAAVVSLILLVPNILLMMLIEKLLKGNYLSHSNGKG; from the coding sequence ATGAGTGTACAAACCAAAAACGGCAAGCTGATTGGGCGAATTGCACTCGGTTTGTTTATCTTCGGGAATGCGATTTGGCTGTTTATTCCGTTTTTAATGGCAGGGCTATGGTCGTTTGTTGATCCTGACCATCCGTGGGCGTACCCCGATATGTTTCCGCAGTCGCTCTCGTTTGAACGCTGGATCAGCGTGTGGCAAAACACGTCGCTGCCGGAGGCGATGCTAAACAGCTATACCATTGCGCCAACAGTGGCAGCCATTGCTATTTTACTGGCGATTCCAACCGCTTACGCTTTCGGGCGGATGGAATTTCGTGGCAAGCGGATTGCGGAGTTACTCACTCTGATTCCGCTGGTGATTCCGGGGATGATTATTGCGCTGTTTTTTAGCCGAATGCTGCTGGATTTAAACATTGGCAGCCCGTTTATCGGGATTGTGATCGGCCACACGGTAATGACACTGCCGTATGCGATCCGTATTCTCTCGGCCGGCTTTGCTTCTGTACCGCAAGATCTGATTGATGCCAGCCGCGACCTTGGCGCAAGCAAGCTGACCACCTTCAAAGATGTTTATATGCCGATGCTGAAACCGAGCTTTTTGGCGGCGATTATTTTCTGCTTAGTGAAAAGTATCGAGGAGTTTTCAATTTCGTTTGTGATTGGCTCGCCGGATTTCATCACAGTGCCGACTATTCTCTACTCGTTCTTAGGTTACTCGTTTATCCGCCCGAATGCAGCGGTGGTTTCCCTGATTTTACTCGTACCGAACATTTTGCTGATGATGTTGATCGAGAAATTGCTGAAAGGGAATTATTTATCGCATTCGAATGGCAAGGGGTAA
- a CDS encoding ABC transporter permease yields the protein MKSLRNDLKAWLLLASGVGTIVVLMGSTFYIVVAQSLGLYNMGGEESLLTFAHWQKVLADPVFHKAYVYSLKIALFGALFSIIAAYPIAIWLSKPIKGKIVIVTILRAPMLVPGLVAAFLFINMISYHGILNETLVWLGIWDSPKTLQNDEYGWGVIILQMWKNIPFALILVGGAINGIRTDLLDAAANLGSNAWQRFRYVIFPLSLGAVQVSFILIFIGALGDFAFYSIAGPRDTYSLAKLMQMTAYQFEEWNQSAVIALTIMATSAVATILISLLIKPLATKKGEIK from the coding sequence ATGAAAAGTCTCAGAAATGATCTAAAGGCTTGGCTGCTACTTGCTTCGGGTGTTGGCACGATTGTGGTGCTGATGGGCTCAACTTTTTACATTGTCGTGGCGCAAAGTTTAGGGCTTTACAATATGGGCGGCGAAGAGAGCCTGCTGACCTTTGCCCATTGGCAAAAAGTGCTTGCTGATCCGGTGTTCCACAAAGCCTACGTCTATTCGCTGAAAATCGCCCTGTTTGGTGCGCTGTTCTCAATTATCGCCGCCTATCCGATTGCCATTTGGTTGAGTAAACCGATTAAAGGCAAGATTGTCATTGTAACGATTTTACGTGCGCCAATGCTGGTGCCGGGTTTGGTGGCGGCATTTTTGTTCATCAATATGATCTCCTACCATGGCATTTTGAATGAAACTTTGGTCTGGCTCGGCATTTGGGATAGCCCGAAAACCTTGCAAAACGATGAGTACGGCTGGGGTGTAATTATTTTGCAGATGTGGAAAAACATTCCGTTTGCGTTGATTTTAGTCGGTGGTGCAATTAACGGGATTCGTACCGATTTACTCGATGCTGCTGCCAACCTTGGCTCGAATGCGTGGCAACGTTTCCGCTATGTGATTTTCCCGCTCAGTTTAGGTGCAGTGCAGGTGTCATTTATCCTGATTTTTATCGGCGCACTCGGCGACTTCGCCTTTTACAGCATTGCCGGCCCGCGCGATACCTACTCGCTGGCGAAACTGATGCAGATGACCGCCTATCAGTTTGAAGAGTGGAATCAAAGTGCGGTGATTGCGCTGACGATTATGGCCACTTCAGCGGTCGCGACTATTCTGATTTCGCTACTGATTAAACCGCTTGCAACCAAAAAAGGAGAGATCAAATGA
- a CDS encoding extracellular solute-binding protein has product MKTLTKLTLASLATAAFSTAYANDLAGKSWSEIEAQAKKEGNVTVSIWYLQPQFRTFVKQFEQEYGIKVKIPEGTLDGNINKLFAEQNQTKGKMDVVAFGAEKLPSIVKSGALAEINQMPEFPKLNHSLQGIDFGNYAVGFWGNQTGFAYDPLKISEDKLPQSWQDLEAYIKANPKKFGYSDPNGGGSGGAFIQRASINVSGEYDYRNTEPNPEQIAKWDKTWQWFVDNKENLTRTSSNADSLTRLNDGELDVVAAWQDHLFSLQKQGAITPRLKFYVPQFGMPGGGNVLTVAKNAPNPAASLVFINWMASRPTQDKLAAELGSRPLDKSSGEQGVHSFSHPWSKAQIAAFTKEVVSR; this is encoded by the coding sequence ATGAAAACCTTAACTAAACTGACCTTAGCCAGCCTTGCAACAGCCGCTTTTTCAACGGCTTATGCCAACGATCTTGCCGGTAAGTCGTGGAGCGAGATTGAAGCCCAAGCGAAAAAAGAGGGTAATGTGACGGTTAGTATCTGGTATTTGCAGCCGCAATTCCGCACCTTTGTGAAACAGTTTGAGCAAGAGTACGGCATTAAAGTCAAAATTCCAGAAGGCACGCTCGACGGTAACATTAACAAGCTGTTTGCCGAGCAGAATCAAACCAAAGGGAAAATGGACGTGGTGGCTTTCGGCGCAGAAAAACTCCCGTCGATTGTTAAATCGGGTGCGTTAGCTGAAATCAATCAAATGCCAGAATTCCCGAAATTAAACCACAGCTTGCAAGGCATCGATTTCGGCAATTATGCGGTTGGTTTCTGGGGAAATCAGACCGGTTTTGCCTACGATCCGCTCAAAATCAGTGAAGATAAATTGCCACAAAGCTGGCAGGATCTGGAAGCGTATATCAAAGCCAACCCGAAAAAATTCGGCTATTCTGATCCAAACGGTGGCGGCTCAGGTGGGGCATTTATTCAGCGTGCATCAATCAATGTCAGCGGTGAATATGACTACCGTAACACCGAGCCAAATCCGGAGCAGATTGCCAAATGGGATAAAACGTGGCAATGGTTTGTGGATAACAAAGAGAATTTGACCCGTACTTCGTCCAACGCCGACAGCCTGACCCGTTTGAATGATGGTGAGCTGGATGTGGTTGCTGCGTGGCAAGATCACCTGTTTAGTCTACAAAAACAGGGCGCAATCACGCCACGTCTGAAATTCTATGTGCCACAATTTGGTATGCCGGGCGGTGGTAACGTGTTGACAGTCGCAAAAAATGCACCAAATCCAGCCGCATCGTTAGTGTTCATTAACTGGATGGCATCACGTCCAACCCAAGACAAGTTAGCGGCAGAACTGGGCTCACGTCCATTAGATAAATCTTCAGGCGAGCAGGGCGTTCACTCCTTCTCACATCCGTGGTCAAAAGCCCAAATTGCGGCATTTACCAAAGAGGTGGTTTCACGCTAA
- a CDS encoding ROK family protein, with protein sequence MTSLSPIHQLRASHRLLLKLIRQHTPSRAELSQLSGLTPGAITQYCDQLFELGLIKNGDKIEGKRGTASYYLTLNPTACYALGITFSVEVFYLAIVDFSGKCVYSQTVPYHSASDFETTVVQVKQTIYHTLAEQQITETQVIGVGYAIPGYIRADGAYSAAWLPMMQQRPNLQAVFEQKIGLKAWVENNINAIAIGEYYSGLWNQMEDMVVISADFGVGAGVISQGRLVAGGFGNAGEIGMFFPDKSHRPSWRDLLLQLQQHSFSESDLPQLIRQRHPLLENWLTHAKQQFLFLITSATAWLDPKVIVITGLLPAELISEIIEYIRNAESFTAYPHKPHPLLSSSRLEKEQTAIGTALLPIYHLFND encoded by the coding sequence ATGACAAGCCTTTCGCCAATTCATCAACTGCGTGCCAGTCACCGTCTTTTACTCAAACTTATTCGCCAACATACGCCGTCTCGTGCCGAGCTGAGCCAACTTTCGGGTTTAACACCGGGGGCGATTACCCAATACTGCGATCAACTTTTTGAGCTAGGGCTGATTAAAAACGGAGACAAAATTGAGGGCAAGCGTGGTACGGCTTCTTACTATCTCACCTTAAATCCGACCGCTTGCTATGCACTGGGCATTACGTTTTCGGTGGAGGTGTTCTATTTGGCGATAGTTGATTTCAGCGGAAAATGTGTTTACTCGCAAACCGTACCTTACCACTCGGCAAGTGATTTTGAGACGACGGTCGTACAGGTCAAACAGACCATTTACCATACACTTGCGGAACAGCAGATTACCGAAACGCAAGTGATCGGCGTGGGCTACGCCATTCCCGGCTATATTCGTGCTGACGGTGCATATTCGGCGGCGTGGTTGCCGATGATGCAGCAACGCCCGAATTTACAGGCGGTGTTTGAGCAAAAAATCGGCTTGAAGGCGTGGGTGGAAAATAACATCAACGCCATTGCGATTGGCGAATATTATTCGGGGCTGTGGAATCAAATGGAAGATATGGTGGTGATCAGTGCCGATTTTGGTGTGGGTGCAGGTGTGATTTCACAAGGTCGATTAGTCGCTGGTGGTTTTGGCAATGCGGGTGAAATCGGGATGTTTTTCCCCGATAAGAGCCACCGCCCAAGTTGGCGTGATTTGCTGTTACAACTACAACAACACAGCTTTTCCGAAAGCGATTTACCCCAGCTTATCCGCCAACGCCATCCGCTGCTGGAAAACTGGTTGACTCATGCGAAACAGCAGTTCCTCTTTTTGATTACTTCGGCAACGGCGTGGCTTGATCCCAAAGTGATCGTGATTACCGGTTTGTTACCGGCGGAGCTCATTAGTGAAATTATCGAATATATCCGCAATGCGGAGAGCTTTACCGCTTATCCGCACAAACCTCATCCGCTGTTAAGCAGTTCCCGTTTGGAAAAAGAACAGACAGCCATCGGCACGGCTCTTTTGCCTATTTATCACCTATTTAATGATTAG
- a CDS encoding ABC transporter ATP-binding protein, translating to MATLELKNITKHYGTAKKPQDLILKGINVEVEAGEFIVVVGPSGCGKSTLLRLIAGLETPTSGDILIGNCNVTQLEPSQRNIAMVFQNYALYPHMTVRENMAYGIKLAKMPAAEIEQRINEAAKMLELEAYLDKKPKELSGGQRQRVAMGRAIVRKPILFLFDEPLSNLDAKLRTSTRLEIRRRHNRIGVTSLYVTHDQTEAMTLADRIIVMNKGKIEQFDTPENIFSRPASTFVANFIGLPAMNLLNVEVKSNSVYCDGQLLNGVPVPNSIKALGGSKWILGIRPEHITLVDTATETSWQTAISISELLGSEQLIYGKLGKQPLIIRHNQIRADLLHHEISDTLHIEADFSQLHWFNTNTGLRQE from the coding sequence ATGGCAACACTCGAATTAAAAAATATTACCAAACATTATGGAACGGCAAAAAAACCGCAAGATTTGATTTTAAAAGGTATCAATGTAGAAGTTGAAGCGGGGGAGTTTATTGTCGTTGTTGGACCATCTGGTTGTGGAAAATCCACGCTATTACGCCTTATTGCCGGTTTAGAAACCCCTACAAGCGGTGATATTTTGATTGGAAATTGCAATGTCACGCAATTAGAACCCTCACAACGCAATATCGCAATGGTGTTTCAGAACTATGCTCTTTATCCGCATATGACTGTGCGTGAAAATATGGCGTATGGTATCAAACTTGCCAAAATGCCTGCGGCTGAAATTGAGCAACGCATCAACGAAGCAGCTAAAATGTTAGAGCTTGAAGCCTATTTAGATAAAAAACCAAAAGAGTTATCAGGCGGTCAGAGACAGCGTGTCGCAATGGGGCGAGCCATTGTGCGTAAACCAATCCTCTTTTTATTTGATGAGCCACTCTCAAATTTAGATGCAAAATTGCGTACTTCAACCCGTTTGGAAATTCGCCGTCGCCACAATAGAATTGGGGTTACCTCACTTTATGTTACCCACGATCAAACAGAGGCAATGACGCTTGCGGATCGCATTATTGTGATGAATAAAGGGAAAATAGAGCAATTCGATACACCGGAAAATATCTTCTCTCGACCGGCATCCACCTTTGTTGCTAACTTTATCGGTTTACCGGCAATGAATTTATTGAATGTTGAAGTGAAGAGCAACAGTGTTTATTGTGACGGTCAGCTTTTAAATGGTGTGCCTGTACCGAATAGCATCAAAGCACTTGGCGGTAGTAAGTGGATTTTAGGCATTCGCCCCGAGCATATCACTTTGGTAGATACTGCCACCGAAACAAGTTGGCAAACCGCCATTTCGATTAGTGAATTGCTCGGCTCAGAGCAGCTAATTTACGGCAAATTAGGCAAGCAGCCGCTGATTATCCGTCATAATCAAATCCGTGCGGATCTGTTACATCACGAGATTTCCGACACGTTACATATTGAAGCGGATTTTTCACAACTCCACTGGTTTAATACCAACACCGGATTACGCCAAGAATAA
- the ugpE gene encoding sn-glycerol-3-phosphate ABC transporter permease UgpE, protein MVENRPLLNFFSHCSLWIAVLLICFPIYLAFVASTHTETDVISVPISLLPGDQMIQNYTAALWGNESSATSLPVSRMLWVTFVMTMLIAVGKITISLLSAFAIVYFRFPFRGLIFILIFVTLMLPVEVRIIPTYEVVVNLHLINSYAGLTIPLIASATATFLFRQFFATVPQELLEASKMDGAKAMTFFKDILVPLSIPSIAALFVIQFIYGWNQYLWPLLMTTSEDMFSLGIGVRKMLDTGGGPISWNVVMASVMLMLIPPTFVILLMQKWLVKGLIDSEK, encoded by the coding sequence ATGGTTGAAAATCGTCCTTTGCTAAATTTCTTTTCGCATTGCAGTTTATGGATTGCAGTATTGCTGATCTGTTTTCCGATTTATCTGGCATTTGTTGCTTCTACGCATACAGAAACTGATGTGATTTCAGTGCCGATTTCACTCCTGCCGGGTGATCAAATGATTCAGAATTATACGGCTGCCCTTTGGGGTAACGAATCTTCAGCTACGTCATTGCCGGTTTCTCGAATGCTTTGGGTAACCTTTGTGATGACAATGCTAATCGCGGTGGGAAAAATCACGATTTCTTTACTCTCTGCGTTTGCGATTGTGTACTTCCGTTTCCCATTCAGGGGGTTAATTTTTATCTTGATTTTCGTCACGCTGATGCTACCGGTTGAGGTCAGAATTATCCCAACTTATGAGGTGGTGGTTAATTTACACTTAATTAACAGCTATGCAGGTTTAACCATACCGCTGATTGCTTCTGCCACCGCAACATTTTTATTCCGCCAATTTTTTGCTACTGTGCCGCAAGAGTTATTGGAAGCATCAAAAATGGATGGCGCAAAAGCAATGACATTCTTTAAAGATATTCTTGTACCCCTTTCCATTCCAAGTATTGCAGCATTGTTTGTCATCCAATTTATTTATGGCTGGAACCAATATTTATGGCCATTACTGATGACAACCAGCGAAGATATGTTCTCGTTAGGTATCGGCGTGCGAAAAATGCTTGATACAGGCGGTGGACCTATTAGCTGGAATGTGGTGATGGCAAGTGTGATGTTAATGCTTATCCCACCAACCTTTGTGATCTTATTGATGCAAAAATGGTTAGTGAAAGGACTAATTGATTCAGAAAAATAA
- the nudB gene encoding dihydroneopterin triphosphate diphosphatase, with translation MNYKNPNSVLVVIYAKNTHRVLMLQRKDDPDFWQSVTGSIDIGETPIEAAYREVMEETGLQISHLQNSEKKQPLVDCKQQIEFEIFPHFRYKYAPNITHCVEHWFLLPLESEQEPILTEHLAYRWVSVEEAVKMTKSPNNAQAIKQYLTTLK, from the coding sequence ATGAATTATAAAAACCCGAACAGCGTACTCGTTGTGATCTATGCTAAAAATACTCATCGAGTTTTAATGCTACAACGCAAGGACGACCCCGATTTTTGGCAGTCGGTAACAGGCTCGATTGATATTGGCGAAACACCGATTGAAGCAGCATATCGTGAAGTGATGGAAGAAACGGGGTTGCAAATTTCCCATTTGCAAAATTCAGAAAAAAAACAACCGCTTGTTGATTGTAAACAACAGATAGAATTTGAAATTTTCCCGCATTTTCGGTATAAATACGCACCTAATATCACACATTGTGTCGAACATTGGTTTTTGTTGCCGCTTGAAAGCGAGCAAGAGCCAATATTAACCGAACACCTAGCCTATCGTTGGGTTTCGGTTGAGGAAGCGGTCAAAATGACGAAATCTCCGAACAACGCACAGGCGATAAAACAATATCTAACAACATTAAAATAA
- a CDS encoding YebC/PmpR family DNA-binding transcriptional regulator — translation MAGHSKWANIKHRKAAQDAQRGKIFTKLIRELVTAAKLGGADVSANPRLRSAVDKALSSNMTRDTINRAIERGVGGGDDTNMETKIYEGYGPGGTAVMVECLSDNANRTISQVRPSFTKCGGNLGTEGSVGYLFSKKGLILIASGDEDALTEAAIEAGADDIQIQEDGSFEIYTAWEDLGDVRDGIEAAGFKIESAEVTMIPSTTVELDAETAPKLLDLINRLEDCDDVQNVYHNGEISDEVAALL, via the coding sequence ATGGCAGGCCATAGTAAGTGGGCAAATATTAAACACCGTAAAGCAGCGCAAGATGCTCAACGCGGTAAAATTTTCACCAAATTAATTCGTGAATTAGTCACCGCAGCAAAATTAGGCGGTGCTGATGTGAGTGCAAACCCTCGTTTACGCTCGGCGGTAGATAAAGCATTATCCAGCAATATGACACGTGATACCATTAACCGTGCGATTGAGCGTGGCGTGGGCGGTGGTGATGATACAAATATGGAAACCAAAATCTACGAAGGCTACGGTCCAGGTGGCACAGCGGTAATGGTTGAATGTTTAAGTGATAACGCAAACCGCACCATCTCTCAAGTTCGCCCAAGCTTTACCAAATGCGGCGGTAACTTAGGTACAGAGGGTTCTGTAGGCTATTTATTCAGCAAAAAAGGCTTAATTTTAATCGCATCAGGTGATGAAGATGCCTTAACCGAAGCAGCAATTGAAGCCGGTGCAGACGATATTCAAATCCAAGAAGACGGTTCATTTGAAATCTACACCGCTTGGGAAGATTTAGGAGATGTTCGTGACGGTATCGAAGCTGCCGGCTTTAAAATTGAATCGGCAGAAGTCACAATGATTCCATCAACTACCGTTGAACTTGATGCGGAAACCGCACCGAAATTACTTGATTTAATTAACCGCCTTGAAGATTGTGATGATGTACAAAACGTATATCACAACGGCGAAATCAGTGATGAAGTAGCAGCGTTGCTTTAA
- a CDS encoding glycerophosphodiester phosphodiesterase, whose translation MAFDFHSAKRGIILANPHRGYCTQFPENTMPAFQAVLDNGLHTIEIDTAMTADEQFVVIHDPTINRTSNGTGYVEQMTLAEIKQYDFGGYFGEAFKNTPIPELRNVLLWAVENGMGLVLELKQRRNHARCAEVLADLLRETNAIDNVILLGFDHVLINRVKTLLPQTKIQVVTLARYQNQLQAVLGSNADSVCCEYHYVTKEDLIAYKNAGLTTRLFLHSAKPGEIMSTTQRYNEKYGYDAESDILEWLREGLIDMLSHDDIGYLKEMVEKAGKLVY comes from the coding sequence ATGGCTTTCGACTTCCATTCAGCCAAACGCGGGATTATTCTCGCCAACCCTCATCGTGGGTATTGTACCCAATTCCCTGAGAACACAATGCCGGCATTTCAAGCGGTGCTAGACAACGGCTTGCATACGATTGAAATTGACACAGCAATGACGGCAGATGAGCAGTTTGTGGTTATTCATGACCCAACGATTAACCGCACGTCAAACGGCACGGGCTATGTTGAGCAGATGACCTTAGCGGAAATCAAACAGTACGATTTCGGTGGCTATTTTGGTGAAGCCTTTAAAAATACCCCTATTCCTGAACTGCGCAACGTACTGCTATGGGCGGTTGAAAATGGTATGGGTTTAGTCCTAGAGCTCAAACAACGTCGCAATCACGCCCGTTGTGCTGAAGTGTTAGCTGATTTACTACGTGAAACCAACGCGATCGATAACGTAATTTTGCTTGGTTTTGATCACGTTCTGATTAATCGAGTGAAAACCTTATTACCCCAAACTAAAATTCAGGTTGTTACGCTTGCTCGCTATCAAAACCAGCTGCAAGCCGTACTCGGCTCAAATGCCGATAGTGTTTGCTGCGAATATCACTATGTTACCAAAGAAGACTTAATCGCTTACAAAAATGCCGGCTTAACCACCCGCTTGTTCCTGCATTCCGCCAAGCCGGGCGAGATCATGTCCACCACTCAACGTTATAATGAAAAATACGGCTATGATGCTGAGAGCGATATTTTGGAATGGCTGCGTGAAGGCTTGATTGATATGCTCAGCCACGATGATATCGGCTATCTTAAAGAAATGGTAGAGAAGGCTGGGAAACTAGTATACTAG